The following proteins come from a genomic window of Populus nigra chromosome 6, ddPopNigr1.1, whole genome shotgun sequence:
- the LOC133696423 gene encoding rRNA-processing protein fcf2-like: MAEKDKGPIIGLSWQPKLPTLSSSTTKNIKNSVEPESSSALWKTNSQLVDVLFVPPNDPIKLNKLLKSQRKDTLGKDWFDMPASTITPELKRDLQLLKLRSAIDPKRHYKRGDSKSKELPKYFQVGTVVESATDFYSGRLTKKERKVTIADKLLYDQTFSAYRKRKVREIEEKNRPGGNDKWKIKGKQSWKRAKERRH; encoded by the exons ATGGCCGAGAAAGATAAAGGGCCAATTATTGGGCTTTCATGGCAGCCAAAGTTGCCGACTTTATCGTCGTctacaacaaaaaatatcaagaactcAGTTGAGCCTGAAAGCAGCAGTGCACTTTGGAAAACCAATTCACAGCTTGTTGATGTCTTATTTGTGCCACCCAATGATCCCATTAAGTTAAACAAGTTACTTAAAAGCCAACGCAAAGACACACTAGGCAAGGATTG GTTTGATATGCCTGCCTCAACTATAACTCCAGAGTTGAAAAGGGATCTCCAGCTGCTTAAG CTAAGGAGTGCTATTGATCCGAAGAGACACTACAAGAGGGGTGATTCAAAGTCAAAAGAGCTACCTAAATATTTCCAG GTGGGCACAGTTGTAGAATCTGCAACAGATTTCTACTCTGGTAGGCTAACTAAGAAGGAGAGGAAAGTAACCATTGCAGATAAACTGCTTTATGATCAAACTTTCAGTGCTTACAG GAAGCGTAAGGTTCGAGAGATTGAGGAAAAGAATCGCCCAGGTGGAAATGATAAATGGAAGATAAAGGGTAAACAATCCTGGAAACGTGCCAAGGAAAGAAGACACTAA